A genomic region of Magnolia sinica isolate HGM2019 chromosome 6, MsV1, whole genome shotgun sequence contains the following coding sequences:
- the LOC131248156 gene encoding serine/threonine-protein kinase BSK2 isoform X1 → MGCLQSKTSNVQSPDEESLQAEKPDLGISHSFFFFLRSFFNFILFFEGDGDPTEQDPQVSAFKEFALSELRTATNGFSSDLIVSESGEKAPNVVYRGKLENNRFVAVKRFSKQSWPDAPQFVAEAAGVGKLRHKRLVNLIGCCAEGDERLLVAEFMPNDTLSKHLFHWDKQPLPWEMRLRVAYYIAQALDHCNTENRKIYHDLNAYRVLFDEDGDPRLSSFGLMKNSRDGKSYSTNLAYTPPEFLRTGRVIPESVIYSYGTVLLDLLSGKHIPPSHALDLIRGNNVLLLMDSSLEGQYANEDATKLVELASRCLQSEPRDRPNSKFLLKAVAPLQKQKEVASSVLMGLQKNTTVLPTMLSPLGKACARMDLTAVHDILLKTGYKDEEGAENELSFQEWTQQVQEMLNTKKFGDIAFRDKDFKTAIDYYSKLVGMMSVPSATVFARRGLSYLMNGQPELALRDAMQAQVCIPEWPTAFYLQALALSKLGMETDAQDMLNDGATLEAKKQNNLRG, encoded by the exons ATGGGCTGCTTACAGTCGAAAACCAGCAACGTTCAATCTCCCGACGAAGAATCATTGCAAGCTGAGAAACCAGATCTAGGTATTTCTCActcgtttttcttctttctaagatccttttttaattttatacTTTTTTTTGAAGGTGATGGAGATCCAACGGAGCAAGATCCTCAAGTGTCGGCATTCAAGGAATTTGCTCTATCGGAGCTCCGAACCGCTACAAACGGCTTCAGCAGCGATCTGATCGTCTCGGAGAGCGGAGAGAAAGCTCCGAACGTCGTTTACAGAGGGAAGCTGGAGAACAATCGCTTCGTTGCCGTGAAGCGTTTCTCGAAGCAGTCGTGGCCCGACGCGCCGCAATTCGTC GCGGAGGCGGCAGGAGTTGGGAAGTTGCGGCACAAGAGATTGGTGAATCTGATCGGGTGCTGCGCTGAAGGAGACGAACGTCTTTTGGTGGCTGAGTTCATGCCGAACGATACTCTCTCCAAGCATCTTTTCCACT GGGATAAGCAGCCGCTGCCATGGGAAATGCGTTTGAGAGTTGCATACTATATAGCACAGGCACTCGATCATTGCAACACCGAAAATCGAAAAATCTATCATGATTTGAATGCATATAGAGTTCTTTTTGATGAG GATGGTGACCCTCGTCTATCCAGTTTCGGTCTTATGAAAAACAGTCGGGATGGGAAAAGCTATAGTACCAACTTGGCTTACACTCCTCCAGAATTTTTGCGCACAG GAAGGGTCATCCCCGAGAGTGTGATCTACAGTTATGGGACAGTTCTGTTGGACCTTTTAAGTGGGAAGCACATCCCCCCAAGCCAT GCGTTAGATTTAATAAGGGGAAACAATGTATTGTTGTTGATGGATTCATCCTTGGAGGGGCAGTATGCTAATGAAGATGCTACAAAGTTGGTTGAACTTGCTTCTAGATGTCTTCAGTCTGAGCCTAGAGATCGACCTAATTCTAAGTTTCTTCTCAAGGCAGTAGCACCTCTTCAAAAGCAGAAAGAG GTGGCATCAAGCGTTTTGATGGGTCTACAAAAAAATACAACTGTGCTGCCGACCATGCTCTCTCCTCTTGGAAAGGCTTGTGCAAGGATGGACCTTACTGCCGTACATGACATATTGCTTAAAACTGGTTACAAGGATGAAGAGGGTGCAGAAAATGAG CTGTCATTTCAAGAATGGACACAACAGGTGCAGGAGATGCTAAATACCAAAAAATTCGGGGATATTGCATTCAGGGACAAGGATTTCAAGACTGCCATTGATTATTATTCAAag CTGGTGGGGATGATGTCTGTTCCTTCAGCTACTGTTTTTGCGAGACGAGGCCTGTCCTACTTGATGAACGGCCAGCCGGAGCTTGCCCTGCGCGATGCAATGCAGGCCCAGGTGTGCATACCTGAGTGGCCCACCGCCTTCTATTTGCAGGCCCTCGCCCTCTCCAAGCTTGGAATGGAGACCGATGCTCAAGACATGCTCAACGATGGAGCTACATTAGAAGCAAAGAAGCAAAATAACCTGCGAGGCTAG
- the LOC131248156 gene encoding serine/threonine-protein kinase BSK2 isoform X2, which produces MGCLQSKTSNVQSPDEESLQAEKPDLGDGDPTEQDPQVSAFKEFALSELRTATNGFSSDLIVSESGEKAPNVVYRGKLENNRFVAVKRFSKQSWPDAPQFVAEAAGVGKLRHKRLVNLIGCCAEGDERLLVAEFMPNDTLSKHLFHWDKQPLPWEMRLRVAYYIAQALDHCNTENRKIYHDLNAYRVLFDEDGDPRLSSFGLMKNSRDGKSYSTNLAYTPPEFLRTGRVIPESVIYSYGTVLLDLLSGKHIPPSHALDLIRGNNVLLLMDSSLEGQYANEDATKLVELASRCLQSEPRDRPNSKFLLKAVAPLQKQKEVASSVLMGLQKNTTVLPTMLSPLGKACARMDLTAVHDILLKTGYKDEEGAENELSFQEWTQQVQEMLNTKKFGDIAFRDKDFKTAIDYYSKLVGMMSVPSATVFARRGLSYLMNGQPELALRDAMQAQVCIPEWPTAFYLQALALSKLGMETDAQDMLNDGATLEAKKQNNLRG; this is translated from the exons ATGGGCTGCTTACAGTCGAAAACCAGCAACGTTCAATCTCCCGACGAAGAATCATTGCAAGCTGAGAAACCAGATCTAG GTGATGGAGATCCAACGGAGCAAGATCCTCAAGTGTCGGCATTCAAGGAATTTGCTCTATCGGAGCTCCGAACCGCTACAAACGGCTTCAGCAGCGATCTGATCGTCTCGGAGAGCGGAGAGAAAGCTCCGAACGTCGTTTACAGAGGGAAGCTGGAGAACAATCGCTTCGTTGCCGTGAAGCGTTTCTCGAAGCAGTCGTGGCCCGACGCGCCGCAATTCGTC GCGGAGGCGGCAGGAGTTGGGAAGTTGCGGCACAAGAGATTGGTGAATCTGATCGGGTGCTGCGCTGAAGGAGACGAACGTCTTTTGGTGGCTGAGTTCATGCCGAACGATACTCTCTCCAAGCATCTTTTCCACT GGGATAAGCAGCCGCTGCCATGGGAAATGCGTTTGAGAGTTGCATACTATATAGCACAGGCACTCGATCATTGCAACACCGAAAATCGAAAAATCTATCATGATTTGAATGCATATAGAGTTCTTTTTGATGAG GATGGTGACCCTCGTCTATCCAGTTTCGGTCTTATGAAAAACAGTCGGGATGGGAAAAGCTATAGTACCAACTTGGCTTACACTCCTCCAGAATTTTTGCGCACAG GAAGGGTCATCCCCGAGAGTGTGATCTACAGTTATGGGACAGTTCTGTTGGACCTTTTAAGTGGGAAGCACATCCCCCCAAGCCAT GCGTTAGATTTAATAAGGGGAAACAATGTATTGTTGTTGATGGATTCATCCTTGGAGGGGCAGTATGCTAATGAAGATGCTACAAAGTTGGTTGAACTTGCTTCTAGATGTCTTCAGTCTGAGCCTAGAGATCGACCTAATTCTAAGTTTCTTCTCAAGGCAGTAGCACCTCTTCAAAAGCAGAAAGAG GTGGCATCAAGCGTTTTGATGGGTCTACAAAAAAATACAACTGTGCTGCCGACCATGCTCTCTCCTCTTGGAAAGGCTTGTGCAAGGATGGACCTTACTGCCGTACATGACATATTGCTTAAAACTGGTTACAAGGATGAAGAGGGTGCAGAAAATGAG CTGTCATTTCAAGAATGGACACAACAGGTGCAGGAGATGCTAAATACCAAAAAATTCGGGGATATTGCATTCAGGGACAAGGATTTCAAGACTGCCATTGATTATTATTCAAag CTGGTGGGGATGATGTCTGTTCCTTCAGCTACTGTTTTTGCGAGACGAGGCCTGTCCTACTTGATGAACGGCCAGCCGGAGCTTGCCCTGCGCGATGCAATGCAGGCCCAGGTGTGCATACCTGAGTGGCCCACCGCCTTCTATTTGCAGGCCCTCGCCCTCTCCAAGCTTGGAATGGAGACCGATGCTCAAGACATGCTCAACGATGGAGCTACATTAGAAGCAAAGAAGCAAAATAACCTGCGAGGCTAG